The Ranitomeya imitator isolate aRanImi1 chromosome 6, aRanImi1.pri, whole genome shotgun sequence genome window below encodes:
- the OXR1 gene encoding oxidation resistance protein 1 isoform X6 translates to MSRLWYGKKSRKHQAGNHKYSLITTREDVNSKQTTSIKTDLEPEVFRPNLSDPSQLLQVDQIEKLTKHLPPRTIGYPWTLVYSTAKHGMSLKTLYRTMLGLDTPVLLVIKDSDAQIFGALASEPFKISDCFYGTGETFLFTFCPEFKVFKWTGDNMFFIKGDMDALAFGGGGGEFALWLDGDLYHGRSHSCKTFDNDMLSKKEDFIVQDIEIWAFE, encoded by the exons ATTACAACAAGAGAGGACGTGAACTCCAAGCAAACTACAAGCATCAAGACGGACCTGGAGCCTGAAGTGTTCAGACCCAACCTCAGCGACCCCAGCCAGCTCCTGCAAGTGGATCAGATAGAGAAG CTGACGAAGCACCTTCCTCCTCGGACGATCGGCTATCCGTGGACGCTTGTGTACAGTACTGCAAAGCATGGGATGAGCCTGAAGACTCTGTACAGGACCATGCTGGGGTTGGACACTCCTGTGCTCCTGGTGATTAAGGACAGCGATGCTCAG ATTTTTGGGGCTTTGGCCTCTGAACCATTTAAAATAAGCGATTGTTTCTATGGCACCGGGGAAACGTTCTTGTTCACTTTCTGCCCTGAATTTAAG GTCTTTAAATGGACAGGTGATAACATGTTCTTCATTAAAGGAGATATGGACGCTTTAGCATTTGGCGGAGGAGG GGGGGAATTTGCCCTGTGGCTGGACGGAGATCTTTACCACGGGAGAAGTCACTCATGTAAAACGTTTGATAACGATATGCTTTCTAAGAAAGAGGATTTCATTGTTCAAGACATTGAAATTTGGGCCTTCGAGTAA